TGCGTTTTCGTTCTGAGGATCTATGTCCAATACACGAATTGCAATCTCTTTGGCTCTGGTATATTCGTTTCGAAGTCGATACAAATCGGATAGATTGACTAGATTGTTTGTATTATCCGGTTGTTTTGCTAAAACTTTTTCAGAAGCGTAAATTGCTTCTGAAAATTTCCCTAATTTTTTATTCGCAACAGAAAGATAATACCAATATTCACTTAATTCTGGATCAACTTCCAAATACTTACCTAAAACTTCCACAGCCTTTATATAGTCCTTATCCTTAAAACTCAAAAGTGCGAGTAACTTAATTACCTTGATGTCCTCAGTAGTTTTTGAATAGAGTTCTGCAAGTTCATCGATTGCTTCTTTTACGTTTCCATCCTTATACAACTGTCTAGCGTGTGAGTAAGACGCGCTCCAATCTGAAACTTCTTCTTTTAAAAAATCATTTCGGGCTTTATCAGTACTTAAAAAACTTTTCTCTTGATCAACCAAAGTAATTCCGTATTCGATTCTCAACAGAGATAGATCATCCGTAATTTCTCCTTCTTTGTAAATAAGTTGTTCAATTTGTTCTATATTCCCTTTTCCTGCTTCTACCGTTTTTAAAAAGAGTGTTTCGTCTTCGTTAATCTTTCTTGTGTCTTGATCGGGTGTAAGATCTAAATCATCTTTACCATCCGAACCAACAATCAAAACGTCTCCTTCTTTGAGAATAGTTGTAAAAACTTGGAAAGGGTATTCCGATTCTAAACCTATCTTTCGGAGCATTAAGGAAGAATCCAAAAAGGTAGCCTTACCGTCTTGATAAAGAACAGTAAAAGGATGTTCTGCGTTAAAGTAATAAGTTTTACCCGAATTTTCTTCAATTAAAAAGAAAGAAGCTGAAATCACCATACTACCGTTAAACGATTTAAATACGAAATTTATTTCCTCATAAGTTTCCGTAAGCCATTGTTCAGGAGAAATATCCAAAATCCGATTGTTTGCAGCAGATCGAGCTAGAATAGAATTAACTACAACCCCCATAACCAAAGCTCCACCTGCGCCTTGCATCGATTTACCCATCGCGTCTCCGTTCATCGCAAAAACGTATCTTTTATAATCCGATGGTATTCCTAAACGTAGATTCCCGGTTATACAAACATCTCCGCCTAAATCAGCTCGTTTTCCTCTAAATTCAAACTGCTTTTTTTGTCTGAGTAAAAATCGAGTCGAAATTCGAGTCGATTTATTTGCGTTATAGTTTAGAGGTTTTGCAAGTAGGGAAGTTAAAAAATAATCACCGTCCTGTTGAATTTTAAGTCTTTGAAATTCTTCAATTTTTTCTGACAACTCTTCTGTTCTTAATCGAACTTTTGTAGCAAGGTGTTCTGCATAATCTTGAAGTTCTTTTCTTGCGTCCCGAATGGAAGAAACCATGTCGTTGAACGAATCCGCCAAAAATCCAATTTCATCTTTGACTCTAATTGGAACTTGAACTTCTAAATCTCCGTCATTTACTTTTTCTACTCCACTTAACAAATCATTCAACGGAGCCACAAGACTTCCGCGAAAGAAAAGTGGAAATAAAAAAATGATTACTATGATTACGACTCCTAAAACTAAAATCTGTTTCAATGCGGTAGGATGCATAAACTCTCGATAGGTTCTGTAAGAGAATCCTACTTCACTTATGTTATTTTCTTTATGATCGTATTTTATAAATCCTATGTAGTGAAGACTACGATTCTCTAGGTCTTTCTTACGATAATATCTGGTAAAGGAAGGTACAAACGGTCTAAAATAGTTCAAGACTTCTTCTTTTAGTTTTGATGAAGTTATTTCCTTGCCATCCCATTTACAATCGTTCCAACGAGATTCTAATGCAACACGAAACATTTTCACTTCTTGAGCATTTTCTAAATAACTTTTTCCTTTTATACAAAAAT
Above is a genomic segment from Leptospira kirschneri serovar Cynopteri str. 3522 CT containing:
- a CDS encoding SpoIIE family protein phosphatase → MNETESIWSNVLLNYYSFGSLLSFVTAILISGVFLFIDKKVSSTKHLAFGALLLGIFQFGYVFAAVLYHPFAAYHRWITVGLILPAILHIGQFVARYPENDFPKFNRMTMIVLWIVAVFSVGYFCYSTWNASVKYHFTAHHWDFNTENVSRTIAIIIFSYVFINFLAIPIWRMIYLKGKTRWIIFAFLMSFLVGGTVPVVANLLSRDGYIERSIYLTSVVLLFMAAFFIILILYLNFSVEKTSFMLKIVGITFVTVLTIMQVLVYISNQDKESEYDILSRIYMEKALEGGTVKGGIAYILKWNRTDNSFDRRKFDSKLHPNLEQIEIDFKNTLLYDEIFNFSEKGFRESLTKLMEESHKNFGGYKYSIINFLKEHPDLKDKTLKLELNKELSRLGLHVFVASNKLDNIFEEDFCIKGKSYLENAQEVKMFRVALESRWNDCKWDGKEITSSKLKEEVLNYFRPFVPSFTRYYRKKDLENRSLHYIGFIKYDHKENNISEVGFSYRTYREFMHPTALKQILVLGVVIIVIIFLFPLFFRGSLVAPLNDLLSGVEKVNDGDLEVQVPIRVKDEIGFLADSFNDMVSSIRDARKELQDYAEHLATKVRLRTEELSEKIEEFQRLKIQQDGDYFLTSLLAKPLNYNANKSTRISTRFLLRQKKQFEFRGKRADLGGDVCITGNLRLGIPSDYKRYVFAMNGDAMGKSMQGAGGALVMGVVVNSILARSAANNRILDISPEQWLTETYEEINFVFKSFNGSMVISASFFLIEENSGKTYYFNAEHPFTVLYQDGKATFLDSSLMLRKIGLESEYPFQVFTTILKEGDVLIVGSDGKDDLDLTPDQDTRKINEDETLFLKTVEAGKGNIEQIEQLIYKEGEITDDLSLLRIEYGITLVDQEKSFLSTDKARNDFLKEEVSDWSASYSHARQLYKDGNVKEAIDELAELYSKTTEDIKVIKLLALLSFKDKDYIKAVEVLGKYLEVDPELSEYWYYLSVANKKLGKFSEAIYASEKVLAKQPDNTNNLVNLSDLYRLRNEYTRAKEIAIRVLDIDPQNENAKKILRKIENGVSKT